A single region of the Halichondria panicea chromosome 10, odHalPani1.1, whole genome shotgun sequence genome encodes:
- the LOC135342245 gene encoding uncharacterized protein LOC135342245, translated as MAKLLQIIIIYHCFCAVINADSECRQKSVLEGIYTSLHDAITKYAIKQPDVQHVDLLRIGKMLDYDDFNPGKKPRFAAPGILPLNVIENALPLVDKIFPTGATVKPAPVNHSQSDKDYHFESLSSTFDFILTHMMVKPRNFSSEEKLRAKYYLQELVPNPEFVIQNKTELPRYLLYDYYRSLYLREKEDKESQMDIHRESLTQEGYENWGVQKLPSLESDSEAAFQKWMIFGYKSEVEQELQYFDIDSHEDTLMSTRALFKSMAVYSTHDPHVQVYPFRLDPEDWFQSLKLKQPESSDELRYRISLLKAQQALMNATRNDLADKTNEDVSNSLTKIKEIMAKLQERVENAVDKLVQMEVDCFAKVNLTVCGNIIDSHTAFRLLLDGVAEHYEQAAYLESILNRREETISVLRQKLNEVAVSIKDLNKRILQAQDAETGELIDLSTGRLVDKTSSATCMEAGKIQFTYQSSQEPIDTSKCFEEIQNDESKKYCADVRVPLNAAQSPLWSVHSCSVDHDLEAFDNLLSEFHHVMNTIDTEITASLHRVDVHRPWLDEKIFQDSDHYTMKRNRGIVSPGPVSPLNYFHQVAQSGQYLMAQFTSSLVLATNVSIFFPGLGSWRDEQNNDVDNHTNAVINMLMKYAYAPTLEGGYGPFTLAPEGGTRKESHNFRVERKNGGVLLQAPGAQLIGFISSVIPKFPEDQGPAPKPVSCISEPSQDQDNRRKRRSILENDTPYKPKNIRKLSNRLFSEKMDKSQGRTAGTVLHHLPSESLDDLLRKAGNTHNKIDKLLEKIDTDMELPAAFFE; from the exons ATGGCTAAGTTACTCCAAATCATCATCATTTACCACTGCTTCTGTGCAGTCATAAACGCAGATTCAGAATGTCGCCAAAAGTCCGTGCTGGAGGGTATCTACACTTCCCTTCACGATGCTATCACCAAGTATGCCATAAAACAGCCAGATGTGCAGCATGTTGATCTGTTACGAATTGGAAAGATGTTAGACTATGACGATTTCAATCCTGGAAAAAAACCCAGATTTGCAGCCCCAGGAATTCTACCGTTAAATGTTATCGAGAATGCTTTGCCTTTAGTGGACAAAATTTTTCCCACTGGAGCCACAGTAAAACCTGCCCCAGTTAACCACTCACAGAGTGACAAAGACTATCACTTTGAATCGCTTTCCTCTACATTCGATTTCATCCTCACTCATATGATGGTGAAGCCAAGGAATTTTTCATCAGAAGAAAAGCTTCGAGCTAAATATTATCTTCAAGAGCTTGTACCTAATCCTGAATTCGTTATTCAGAATAAAACTGAATTACCACGTTACTTATTGTACGATTACTATAGAAGTCTTTACTTGAGAGAAAAGGAGGATAAAGAGAGTCAGATGGACATCCACAGAGAGTCACTAACACAGGAAGGCTACGAAAACTGGGGTGTACAAAAGTTGCCCTCCCTTGAGAGTGATTCAGAAGCAGCATTTCAAAAATGGATGATTTTCGGTTACAAAAGTGAAGTTGAGCAAGAGCTGCAATACTTTGATATTGATTCTCACGAAGACACGCTAATGAGCACCCGTGCTCTGTTTAAGTCGATGGCAGTATACTCTACACATGATCCACACGTCCAAGTTTATCCATTCAGACTTGACCCAGAAGACTGGTTCCAGTCATTGAAATTGAA ACAACCCGAAAGCTCAGATGAGCTACGATATCGGATATCACTCCTCAAGGCACAGCAAGCATTAATGAATGCTACACGAAACGATCTTGCCGATAAGACAAATGAAGATGTAAGCAACTCACTCACAAAGATTAAGGAGATTATGGCAAAGCTTCAAGAGAGAGTAGAGAATGCAGTTGACAAACTAGTTCAAATGGAAGTAGATTGCTTTGCCAAAGTAAACCTTACAGTGTGTGGAAATATCATCGACAGTCACACTGCTTTTAGGCTTTTGCTTGATGGTGTTGCTGAGCATTATGAGCAAGCAGCGTATCTCGAGTCCATCCTGAACAGACGAGAAGAGACAATATCAGTGCTACGACAGAAATTAAACGAGGTGGCAGTAAGCATAAAGGATCTTAACAAGAGAATCTTACAAGCTCAAGATGCTGAAACAGGCGAGTTAATTGATCTTAGCACTGGCAGGCTTGTTGACAAAACATCAAGTGCAACATGCATGGAGGCCGGAAAAATTCAGTTCACATATCAATCTTCACAAGAGCCCATTGATACGTCAAAGTGCTTTGAAGAAATTCAAAATGATGAGTCCAAGAAATACTGTGCTGACGTTCGAGTTCCTCTGAATGCAGCCCAGTCACCACTTTGGTCTGTTCACTCTTGCTCAGTTGATCATGACCTAGAAGCATTCGATAATTTACTGAGCGAGTTTCATCATGTGATGAACACAATCGATACGGAAATTACAGCATCTCTTCACAGAGTGGATGTACACCGACCTTGGCTAGATGAGAAAATATTTCAAGATTCAGATCATTACACAATG AAACGAAACCGAGGAATTGTATCACCTGGTCCTGTGTCCCCATTAAACTATTTCCATCAAGTTGCTCAAAGTGGTCAGTACCTTATGGCACAATTCACCTCTTCTCTTGTGTTAGCTACAAATGTGTCGATATTCTTTCCCGGACTAGGTAGTTGGAGGGACGAACAAAATAATGATGTTGATAATCACACAAATGCAGTCATTAATATGCTAATGAAATATGCGTACGCTCCAACTCTTGAGGGAGGATATGGACCTTTTACTCTTGCACCTGAAGGAGGCACTAGAAAAGAGAGTCATAACTTTAGAGTAGAACGAAAAAATGGTGGGGTGTTACTGCAAGCTCCAGGAGCTCAGCTCATTGGATTCATATCAAGTGTCATACCAAAGTTCCCAGAAGATCAAGGACCTGCCCCAAAACCTGTTTCCTGTATCTCGGAGCCATCGCAAGACCAAGATAATCGACGAAAAAGGAGGTCAATTCTTGAAAATGACACACCATACAAACCAAAAAATATAAGAAAACTGTCGAATAGGCTATTTTCAGAAAAAATGGACAAATCTCAAGGTCGAACTGCTGGAACAGTGCTGCATCATTTACCAAGTGAGTCTCTTGACGACCTCCTAAGAAAAGCAGGTAACACACATAACAAAATCGACAAACTTCTTGAGAAAATAGATACTGATATGGAATTACCTGCAGCCTTTTTTGAGTGA